A single window of Narcine bancroftii isolate sNarBan1 chromosome 1, sNarBan1.hap1, whole genome shotgun sequence DNA harbors:
- the LOC138754138 gene encoding zinc finger protein 436-like, with translation MNPFQCSVCEKNFKLLSELTKHQRVHTGKKPFTCHERGKGFTRISHLQIHQRLHSGERPFVCTECGKGFTQSYTLQTHQRVHTGEKPFTCHECGKGFTRTSHLKTHQRLHTGERPFVCSECGKGFTHFSNLQTHQRLHTGERPFVCPECGRSFSQSSTLLIHQWVHTGERPFICPECGKRFTASYSLRNHRQIHTEESPFACSACGKSFTKSCDLMAHQRVHSRKRPFVCLECGKGFTQSYDLLTHQLVHTGERPFVCLECIKGFARSSNLLRHQRTHTGERPFVCPRCGKGFTLSSHLQTHQRVHSGERPFVTLSAERSLTGPPAC, from the coding sequence ATGAACCCATTTCAGTGCTCTGTCTGCGAGAAGAACTTTAAGTTGTTGAGTGAGTTAACGAAACACCAGCGAGTCCACACTGGGAAAAAACCATTCACCTGCCACGAGCGTGGGAAGGGGTTCACCCGAATCTCCCACCTGCAGATCCACCAGCGGCTCCACTCTGGGGAGAGGCCATTTGTCTGCACTGAGTGTGGTAAGGGCTTCACTCAGTCCTACACCCTGCAGACCCATcaacgggtccacactggggaaaagccattcacctgccatgagtgtgggaagggcttcacccGGACCTCCCACCTGAAAACCCACCAGCGGCTCCATactggggagaggccatttgTCTGCTCTGAGTGCGGGAAGGGCTTCACTCATTTCTCCAACCTTCAGACCCACCAGCGgctccacaccggggagaggccgttCGTCTGCCCCGAATGCGGCAGGAGCTTCAGTCAATCCTCCACCCTGCtgatccaccagtgggtccacaccggggagaggccattcatctgCCCTGAGTGCGGGAAGCGCTTCACTGCGTCGTACAGTCTGAGGAACCACCGGCAAATTCACACTGAGGAGAGCCCCTTCGCCTGCTCAGCGTGTGGGAAGAGCTTCACCAAGTCCTGCGACCTTAtggcccaccagcgggtccactccAGGAAGAGGCCGTTTGTCTGCCTTGAGTGCGGAAAGGGGTTCACCCAGTCCTAcgacctgctgacccaccagttGGTCCACACCGGTGAAAGGCCGTTTGTTTGCCTCGAGTGCATAAAGGGGTTTGCccggtcctccaacctgctgaggcaccagcggacccacactggggagaggccattcgTCTGTCCCAGGTGTGGAAAGGGGTTCACCCTGTCCTCACACCTGCAGACCCACCAACGAGTCCACTCTGGAGAGAGGCCATTTGTCACCTTGAGTGCAGAAAGGTCTTTAACCGGTCCTCCTGCCTGCTGA